The genomic stretch CAAATAGGGTTTGCATTTCGATCTCGCCATGTGAAGGTTTATAAGAGGCATATTGGCGAAGAAACTGTTTGATAATGTTGCGGTAGTTGTTGCTTTTTTCTAGATTTTCCATTGGACAATCACCTCATTCTTTACATCATAAACGAAGATATCAAGCTGACATTCTTGAATCACCATGCGTGGAAATTCCTTCTTGAAGAAAGTTTCATAGGCATTATTGGGAATTGCTAAAAATAGTTTACGGTCTGGATATGTGGATTTTAGACCTATTCTATAGTTAATAAATTGTCCGACTGCTAAATGAAAGTCACTGAGAGATGAGTTACCAATAAAGCTTTTAATTTCTACGGCAATTTTTTCATTGTTGCGCTCGGCGGCGATGAGCCTTTCTGCACCAAGGTCAATATAAAGTTCAGAATCTCCTACTTTTAAGGAAAATGGATCATCAGTAATCCGCCAACCATCTTTGATTAGTGCATTTTTTACTGCATCATGGAATAAATCTCTAGCCATTGCATTTTAATTGTAATAACCACATTGTTAATAAACAAATAGACTCGCAATGCGAGTCTATTTGTTTAGGCAAACTTAGCTGTGTAACTACGAGCGATCGCATCGCATCGCTCGTTATCAGGATCACCAGAATGCCCCTCTACCCAATGCCATCGGATATTAGAAGTATTGAGGGGATCGAGTTGTTGCCAGAATTCTTGATTTTTGACAGGCTTATTATCTTTGGTTTTCCAGCCATTCTTTTTCCAGCCTTTAATCCATTTGGTAATGCCATCTAGGACATATTTGCTATCGGTATAGAGATCGACGGTCGTGGATTGCTTGTGACTGGCGAGAAATTCTAGAGCTGCGATCGCACCCTGTAATTCCATTTGGTTATTAGTGGTTTCGCGCAGACCACCACCAAGCTCTTTAGTACTACCATCAGAGAAGTGAACAACTACACCCCAGCCTCCCGGACCTGGATTTTTAGAACAGGCTCCGTCAGTATGGATGCTGATGATTTTGGACTCGGCTGAATTGGTGATGGTTGATGGGGAATCACTGGTAGTCTTTGTTGATTTAGGGCTAATTTTTTTTGCTTGCGGTTCAGGAATTGCTTCTAGGTTGGTTGCGGTATTTGTAGAGGTGATTTGATCTCGCGATCGCACAATCTCGACAGCAACGGAACCTAAGAAATTGGGAATTGGGGGATGCTTGATAATTTTTACTTCAGCCTGAGTAATTTTCTCATCTTCAAGGAGACTGTCAGCGATCGCCCCAGCTAAGCGTTCAATCAACTTAAATTTTTGAGTCTGGATTAGATTCTCGATTTTCCGAATACAAGAAATATAGTTAACCGTATCTTCAATATCATCGCTATAGCTGGCTTTTTCAAAATCGACCCATAGGGTTGCATCAACCTCAAACCATTGTCCTAATACATTCTCCTCAGGTAGATATCCTATGTATCCGTATGCTTTTACGCCTTTTAAGTAGATTTTGCTTGTCATAATTGCTTGAACTTCTTTTCAGACAATCATTATGACTTAAGCGATCGCCATCACCAGATCTCTTCATGTAAAGTTCACAGATCTAGGATGGCGGTAATTCCAAGGCGATCGCGCCCAATTTGCCTTTACGGAAATCGTACAAAATTAGCCTTGCAACTTTATCGAGATCCCCTTGAAATTTGTTTAAAGCTGCGACTTCATGAATATATTCAATCCCTGACGTTACTGTTGCGGGATCAATCACATAGCGGCTACTCAACTTTGCATTTAGCTGAATTAACAGCTCTACGGCTTCAGCCGCAACTAAGACATTGTCATAGGCAGCTTGTCCGATGTCATCACATATCGCCAACTTCAGTGCCGCATCTTGATCATGTAACAAAGGTGGAATTACCCCTGGGGTATCTAATAACTCAATTTCATCGGAAATCCTGATCCAACGTAATTGGCGTGTCACCCCCGGTTTATTGGCACTTGCTACTACTTTTTTCTTGAGTAAACGGTTGATTAGAGCTGATTTGCCCACATTAGGAAATCCGACTACTACGGCACGCACAGGGCGCGGTAACATTCCCCGACTACGTCGTCTTTCGTTGACTTTTTCGCCAGCAACTTGGGCAGCCTTGAGTAAATCAACCATTCCCTTACCTGCTTGAGCGTCGGTAAAGTATGCCATGCGCTCTTGTTCTGTAAACCAGCGTGTCCACTGCGATTTTGCCGTTGAGGAGATGGCATCAATGCGATTGCACACGAGAATATGTGATTTTCCTTCTACCCATTTTTCGATTTTGGGATGTCTACTAGACATCAAGATGCGTGAATCACGCACCTCAATGACCACATCAACCAATTTTAGTTGTTCTAACAACTGCTTTTCAGCTTTGGCGATATGACCTGGATACCACTGAATTGGGCTTGCCATAGGAAATAATACGGAGAAGGAGTATTTTTAACTATATACTCTTGTTAAGATATTAAGAAATATTAAGATTAGCCGTTAGTTTAACTTTTAATAAAAATCATGATTAAGCCCACCCTACAGAGATTTGTCCAGAAATTGACGCGGAGATTTGGCGCGATCGCGATCGCCATAATTCTACCCTTAGCGCTTGTCTTTACCCATGTTCCTGCGGCTCAAGCCTATGATGCACCAGAGCTATTGCCAGAAAAATATACTAATGTGATTGATCTGGGGCGATTTTTGACAGATTCTGAAGAGTTGGCGCTTGATCAAAAGTTAACGAGATTTGAGGAATTAACAGGTTGGAAATTGCGAGTGCTGACTCAGGTAGATCGCACCCCCGGTCGTGCAGTTAAGGATTTTTGGGGACTTGACGATCGCAGTGTGATGTTGGTTGCAGACTCACGGGGGCGCAATTTACTGAATTTTAGTGTTGGTGATGAGGTTTATCCTTTGCTATCCCGTGGTTTCTGGATTGAATTGCAATCACGCTATGGCAATCAATTCTATGTGCGAGAGCAGGGCTACGATCAAGCAATTTTGTCTTCCATTGATGCTATTACTACTTGTCTTGATCAAGATGGTTGTGCGGTCGTCCCCGGGATTCCCCAAGAGCAATGGATTCTAACCTTGATTACTTCTATTGTGGGTGGTGTTGTTTTTGGCTTTGCAGGACATCCACGGAAGGAAGGCGAAATTTTTGCTTGGAAATGGGCCTTGATTTTCACACCCTTGTGGGGCATGTTGTTTATTTCCTTTGGTCTAGGTCCTGTCCTCACTCGGACTAGTGAATGGGTTCCTATTGTGCGGAATGTTGCAGGATTTGTAGGTGGTGCAGTGATTGCTTATCTAATTCCTTCGCCAAAGCGGGCTATCCCCAAGCCAGAGGCACGATAAACCCAGACAAGAATAGCGGCGTGCGCCGCTATTCTTGTCTATAGGTCTTTGCTGATGCTTTTGTTCGTTTTGCTTGTTTTTGTTGGTACATGAGCCGATCGCCATCTTGCAGGAGATCATCAACGGATTGATGTCTGTTGGCATCAAACTCAATTGTGCCGATGCTGCAAAGAATATCGTAACCACGAGACTCCTGTTTATTAAAGCTTTCCCGTATTTGATCCAGACGATGGAGAATTAATTGACTCTCTGTTAGATCCGCATTGGTTAATAAAGCAACAAACTCGTCTCCGCCAAGCCTACCGATAACATCTGACTCCCGAAAAGTCTCTTGTAAAATTTTACTGAAACCAACTAAGGCGCGATCGCCTTCTGCATGTCCATAGCGATCATTAATTTCTTTAAATAAATCAAGATCAAAGAAGAAGAGTGAGGCGGGTTTATTCATCCGCTTACAGAGATTTAGGGCATGGGTTGCCAAGGATTTAAACCCACGCCGATTAGAAATTTGGGTTAATTCATCGATGGTGGCAAGTCGGATTGCGGCTAACTCTTGCTCTGCTAACTGTCCTAAATCGCGGAGTAATTCTTGCTCCTCTTCACTGAGTGTCCGAGGTTGGTGATCAATCAAACAGAGAGTACCAACGATAATACTATCTCCAACAACGAGGGGAACTCCAGCATAGAAACGGATTTTTGGTTCATCTGTCACCAGAGGATTATCATAAAAGCGTTGATCAAGAGTGGCATCAGGAATAATTAAAATGTCATTGCCTAGGATCGCGTGACCACAAAAGGAGATGTTTCTTGGCGTTTCTTTGAAATTTGCTCCTATGCAAGACTTGAACCATTGACGATTCACATCAATTAAGCTAACCATCGCGATTGGTACTGCAAATAGCCGTTTAGCTAATCTCGTTAGGCGATCAAAACGTTCTTCTGAAGGGGTATCGAGAATATTTAGCGATCGCAAGGTCTCAATCCGAATAGATTCGTTTTCTGGGTAGCTTGGTTCTTGCATAGAAACCCTAATAACTTTTTATACCGTCGTGAATTCACCGTGCTAACCTTATAGCAAAATTTTGATCCTGCTGACCTCTCAATATCCAATGGAAATAACATCCTTAGATGCGAAAGATGCACCCCCTATATCCACGGAAGCAAGTCCAGATTTAGCTAGCTTAACCTCAGATTTTGTGACAAGTCGATTGAGTAAAGTTGCTGATAAAAATCCAGCATCAGATCTTGCATCATTTCCAAGGGCAGAAGCTCCAAGCACTTTGCCAGAAGGTCTATCAGGGCTGAAAATTTCGCATACTAAGCAAAAGGGGGATTGCTTATATATTTATAGTAAAGATCGAGAGGTTGGTTGTGCTACTCAAATTTTAGAAGCGATCGCTCCTAGTACACAGGATCTAGAGAGTTCAGTTTTATTTGCCGAAGGGATTCGTCGCCTCAAATTACATGGAAATGCTTGGGCGTTAGGTGTGGACTTGCCGATCGCCCCATCAGCGATTATTGCCGCAGAAATCATTGCCGCCTTACTCATCAGTTTTCAGCAAGATCCAAAACTAGCCCAAACTAAGCTGAAGTTGCTGTTACAAAACAATTGCCTCAATTTGCTGTGCGAAACAAGTACCAAGATCTTGCAAGCAGAGATGGCAATACCGATGTTAAATACTTTGCGAACTGTCAAGTCATCGGAATATTTTCAGGCGGTGACCGTCTCCAATCGTGTTATTGGCGAAAAAAAGCCTAATTGGTCTTTTGAGATCGATCTGCTGGCGATCGGCATTCAAAGCCCTAACCTTGAAATATCCGAGTCATCGGAAGAATCTCATCACGAAGTAGCCGAAATTAGCAGTCCCGAATCCGTTGAACTTCAACCTTGGCAGCAGGTGCTTGCTTATGCGGACAATTGCTTGGGTTTCTGCGCGCAAACTTGGAAATTAATTGGTCAAACTTCTCCCCAAATACCTTCCGTGACGATGTGTGTGGCAAGTTTAGCGATAGGTTTAGGGGCAACTGTAATGCTCGATCGCACCCTCAATCATTACGCCCAACCCCATGAGCAAACTAAGTTGGTAATCGCTGACCCCAAAATCAACCTGCAAGAAAATACTCCTGATAAAGGGATTGCCAATAAACCTGCACTAAATTTTAATATCGCGTTATTTAACGAAAAATTGGCACTGCTAGATTGGCAAATCACTAATAAAAAGCGATCGCCCGATGTGTTGATCGTTGGTAGTTCTAGAGCATTGCGGGGTATCGAACCCAGTGTATTAGAAACAGCCTTGATCAATAAGGGATACAAAGGCGCTAGTGTTTTCAATCTAGGTATTGATGGTGCTACTGCCAAGGTTGTGAATTTACAAGTCACGCAAATTCTGTCACGTCCCCAACTCCCAAGGATGATCATTTGGGCAGATGGATTGCGGGCTTTTAATAGTAGCCGTAGCGATATTACCTATGATGAAATTACGGCTTCTACAGGCTATAAGCAATTGCAGGAAACGTTAAAAAACAATGGGATTAATCCCGATCCTCTCTCTCCCAACATTGCCACCAAACCTGAAAATCCGATCGCCCAAGCGTTCAGTACAATTTTTGCCACTTCTACCAAACGTCAAGAGGTAAGGACTTCTGTTGTTAAAGGTTTTGATCGTAATACCCATCTGCTCAGTAATAGTGAAGCTTTAATTGCAGCGACGATGCCTAGCACTGCTACTGCCCTTGATTCCAAAGGATTTGTTGCCTTTGACGTTACCTTCGATCCCAATACCTATTTCCAAAAATATCCCCAAGTCCCTGGAGATTATGATCTTGACTATCGTAACTTTGACACCACTGGATCTCAGTTCGATGCCTTTGCTAATGTGGTCGATTTTTGCCGCCGTAATAATGTTGAGCTTTTGGTGGTGAATATGCCCTTACATAACACCTATCTTGATGCTATTCGCACTCGCTATGAGGCTAGTTTTAATAGCAGAATGCAGGAGCTTTCCCTGCGAGAAGGATTTACCTATCTTGATATTTCCCAAGCAATCCCCAATCAAGCTGAGTTATTTTCTGATCCTAGCCACTTGAATCAAAAAGGCGCGATCTCAATCTCCCAAATGCTTGCCCAAAGCCCCAAAATTCCTTGGCAATCTCTCAAAAAACGTTAGCAAAATTTTTAAGAGAATGGCGGCGCTTTGCGCCGCCATTCTCTTAAAAATACACTTAACAACAGCTATAAATATCGATATTTTGTAAAAACTATGAAACAGTTATGGTATTTTTGCCCCATATAGTTATGTAAACAGTTATGATCGCTTTGCTATCGATCCAGAACTGGGAAGTTTTTTGCAATATTTCTTTACGATCCTTTAACTAAATATCTAAAGAAATCATCAAATAAGTATCTACAATTCTAGGCGATCGTAAACTAATTACAAAAACGTCCAAAACATTAAAACCACTATAAAAGTACAGACATGGCTTAGGCAAATCTCTACCATATTATGGTTTCATATGTTTGCAAATTACTTGGGTAATGAAATCTTAGGAACTCTTGGGCTATGAATACATCAGATCAAGCGCCAAATACTGCCGCAAGCAGAAACAGAACCAAAGCTCTTGCCAAACGAGGAGGTCGTACTCCCTTTGAGAGCAAACTAATTCAAGAAGGACATGCTACCTCCGACCAGTTCGATCGCGCTGTCAAGGATAGTCAAGAACAGAATGTTCCATTTCTCATGGCCCTAGAGCAAATTTTGGGTCAACAACTTGCCCCAGACATTACCCGCTATTACAAGCGCCAACAGCTTTTTGAACTGCGTGTCCTTTACGGCATTGAACCGATCGACCCCGATGTCGAAGTTGACAAATTTGACATCCCTACCCTCAGTGCCTTACTTGACTCCAATATTGTCCCCGTTGCTAGTTGCCGCGACTGTGAGATCCTCCCTCTCATCAAAACCGAAAACAGTATTACCATTGCCGTAGTTTCACCCGACAGTTATAAAGTCCAAAACGAGATTGCGCGACTGCTCAAAAATATAACGGTGATTAAGCGAGTGATTGCTCGTGAGGATTTTCATCGCACATTTGATAATATTGTGCAGTTTCAAATCAACAAGAGTTCTAAAGCTGAAGGTGCAATCAGTGACGAAGATCTTCAAGTTAAAGATGATGTCTTTGGTGAAGATATAGCTGATACGGATCAAGGTGATGAACTTATGGTTGGTGGCGAAAACTCCGCCCCAATCATTAGCCTTGTAGATAAAATCTTAGTCAGAGCGCTCAAAGAAGGTTGCTCAGATATTCACATCGAGCCACAGGAAAAAGATCTTTGCATTCGTCTGCGTAAGGATGGTGTATTGCGCGAGTACTTCTTCCTCAGCGAAAACAAGCGTTTACCCAAGAACATTATCAACGCTGTCATCTCTCGCTTCAAGATTATTTCTAACCTCAATATCGCTGAGAAAAGGGTTCCCCAAGATGGCAAGCTGAAGCGTAACTTCCAAGGTCGTCGCGTAGATTTCCGCGTAAATACCTGCCCCACTCAAAATGGTGAAAAAGTATGTCTACGGATTCTCGATAACTCCAATACCCAACTCGGACTGAATAAACTGATCAGTGATCCCGAAAGCTTGGAACTGATGCAAAGTTTTGCCAAACGTCCCTATGGACTGATTCTAGTTACAGGTCCTACGGGGTCAGGTAAAACCACCACTCTATACTCAACCCTCGCTGAATGTAACGATCCCGGTATTAACATTAGTACCGCCGAAGATCCTGTCGAATATAATCTCCCTGGTCTGACCCAATGCCAAGTCCTACGGGAAAAAGGCATGACTTTCGCCAGTATTCTCCGCGCCTTCCTCCGTCAAGATCCCGACGTAATCCTTGTGGGTGAGACCCGTGATGCAGAAACCGCTAAAACTGCGATCGAAGCGGCGCTGACAGGTCACTTAGTCTTAACCACGCTACATACCAACGATGCTCCTAGTTGTATTGCCCGTCTTGAAGAAATGGGTGTCGAACCATTCATGGCAAGTACAGCGATTATTGGTGTACTTGCTCAGCGTCTACTCCGCCGAGTCTGTGACAACTGTCGCATCCCCTACAATCCATCGCAGGAAGAACTTGATCGCTTTGGCTTGCCCAGTAGCGATCTTGAAAAGACCTTCTACCGAGCTAATATCGTTAACCGTGAAGCTATGCTCCCTGGGCAGCGCGTATGTCCA from Pseudanabaena sp. Chao 1811 encodes the following:
- a CDS encoding D-alanyl-lipoteichoic acid biosynthesis protein DltD yields the protein MEITSLDAKDAPPISTEASPDLASLTSDFVTSRLSKVADKNPASDLASFPRAEAPSTLPEGLSGLKISHTKQKGDCLYIYSKDREVGCATQILEAIAPSTQDLESSVLFAEGIRRLKLHGNAWALGVDLPIAPSAIIAAEIIAALLISFQQDPKLAQTKLKLLLQNNCLNLLCETSTKILQAEMAIPMLNTLRTVKSSEYFQAVTVSNRVIGEKKPNWSFEIDLLAIGIQSPNLEISESSEESHHEVAEISSPESVELQPWQQVLAYADNCLGFCAQTWKLIGQTSPQIPSVTMCVASLAIGLGATVMLDRTLNHYAQPHEQTKLVIADPKINLQENTPDKGIANKPALNFNIALFNEKLALLDWQITNKKRSPDVLIVGSSRALRGIEPSVLETALINKGYKGASVFNLGIDGATAKVVNLQVTQILSRPQLPRMIIWADGLRAFNSSRSDITYDEITASTGYKQLQETLKNNGINPDPLSPNIATKPENPIAQAFSTIFATSTKRQEVRTSVVKGFDRNTHLLSNSEALIAATMPSTATALDSKGFVAFDVTFDPNTYFQKYPQVPGDYDLDYRNFDTTGSQFDAFANVVDFCRRNNVELLVVNMPLHNTYLDAIRTRYEASFNSRMQELSLREGFTYLDISQAIPNQAELFSDPSHLNQKGAISISQMLAQSPKIPWQSLKKR
- a CDS encoding GspE/PulE family protein; the protein is MNTSDQAPNTAASRNRTKALAKRGGRTPFESKLIQEGHATSDQFDRAVKDSQEQNVPFLMALEQILGQQLAPDITRYYKRQQLFELRVLYGIEPIDPDVEVDKFDIPTLSALLDSNIVPVASCRDCEILPLIKTENSITIAVVSPDSYKVQNEIARLLKNITVIKRVIAREDFHRTFDNIVQFQINKSSKAEGAISDEDLQVKDDVFGEDIADTDQGDELMVGGENSAPIISLVDKILVRALKEGCSDIHIEPQEKDLCIRLRKDGVLREYFFLSENKRLPKNIINAVISRFKIISNLNIAEKRVPQDGKLKRNFQGRRVDFRVNTCPTQNGEKVCLRILDNSNTQLGLNKLISDPESLELMQSFAKRPYGLILVTGPTGSGKTTTLYSTLAECNDPGINISTAEDPVEYNLPGLTQCQVLREKGMTFASILRAFLRQDPDVILVGETRDAETAKTAIEAALTGHLVLTTLHTNDAPSCIARLEEMGVEPFMASTAIIGVLAQRLLRRVCDNCRIPYNPSQEELDRFGLPSSDLEKTFYRANIVNREAMLPGQRVCPKCNGSGYKGRAGVYEIMKMTERLQSAINKGATTEVIKEIAVQEGMKTLMAYAFDLVRQGATTLDEVLRVVYTDKGREAEERARRGKGLECDNCDAMLTPETVECPYCTTPRTF
- a CDS encoding sensor domain-containing diguanylate cyclase, translating into MQEPSYPENESIRIETLRSLNILDTPSEERFDRLTRLAKRLFAVPIAMVSLIDVNRQWFKSCIGANFKETPRNISFCGHAILGNDILIIPDATLDQRFYDNPLVTDEPKIRFYAGVPLVVGDSIIVGTLCLIDHQPRTLSEEEQELLRDLGQLAEQELAAIRLATIDELTQISNRRGFKSLATHALNLCKRMNKPASLFFFDLDLFKEINDRYGHAEGDRALVGFSKILQETFRESDVIGRLGGDEFVALLTNADLTESQLILHRLDQIRESFNKQESRGYDILCSIGTIEFDANRHQSVDDLLQDGDRLMYQQKQAKRTKASAKTYRQE
- a CDS encoding element excision factor XisH family protein produces the protein MARDLFHDAVKNALIKDGWRITDDPFSLKVGDSELYIDLGAERLIAAERNNEKIAVEIKSFIGNSSLSDFHLAVGQFINYRIGLKSTYPDRKLFLAIPNNAYETFFKKEFPRMVIQECQLDIFVYDVKNEVIVQWKI
- the ylqF gene encoding ribosome biogenesis GTPase YlqF, encoding MASPIQWYPGHIAKAEKQLLEQLKLVDVVIEVRDSRILMSSRHPKIEKWVEGKSHILVCNRIDAISSTAKSQWTRWFTEQERMAYFTDAQAGKGMVDLLKAAQVAGEKVNERRRSRGMLPRPVRAVVVGFPNVGKSALINRLLKKKVVASANKPGVTRQLRWIRISDEIELLDTPGVIPPLLHDQDAALKLAICDDIGQAAYDNVLVAAEAVELLIQLNAKLSSRYVIDPATVTSGIEYIHEVAALNKFQGDLDKVARLILYDFRKGKLGAIALELPPS
- a CDS encoding TPM domain-containing protein; its protein translation is MIKPTLQRFVQKLTRRFGAIAIAIILPLALVFTHVPAAQAYDAPELLPEKYTNVIDLGRFLTDSEELALDQKLTRFEELTGWKLRVLTQVDRTPGRAVKDFWGLDDRSVMLVADSRGRNLLNFSVGDEVYPLLSRGFWIELQSRYGNQFYVREQGYDQAILSSIDAITTCLDQDGCAVVPGIPQEQWILTLITSIVGGVVFGFAGHPRKEGEIFAWKWALIFTPLWGMLFISFGLGPVLTRTSEWVPIVRNVAGFVGGAVIAYLIPSPKRAIPKPEAR
- the rnhA gene encoding ribonuclease HI — protein: MTSKIYLKGVKAYGYIGYLPEENVLGQWFEVDATLWVDFEKASYSDDIEDTVNYISCIRKIENLIQTQKFKLIERLAGAIADSLLEDEKITQAEVKIIKHPPIPNFLGSVAVEIVRSRDQITSTNTATNLEAIPEPQAKKISPKSTKTTSDSPSTITNSAESKIISIHTDGACSKNPGPGGWGVVVHFSDGSTKELGGGLRETTNNQMELQGAIAALEFLASHKQSTTVDLYTDSKYVLDGITKWIKGWKKNGWKTKDNKPVKNQEFWQQLDPLNTSNIRWHWVEGHSGDPDNERCDAIARSYTAKFA